Within the Drosophila melanogaster chromosome 3R genome, the region TGAGAGGCTTCAGAAAAGCGATTTAGTCAAGGAATTGGCCGATAAAATAAACGAAGAAATGGAACCAAATTTGCAGAATCAAATCAAGCAGGATGCTCTACTAGTAACAGATAGCAGAGCCTCATTGAGAGctataaagaaaaataatatatcCGGGATCTTTGAAAATATGGAGCCCGGAAGTGCTACCAATGCATTCAAAAGATTGTTAGATGACATCAACTCCAGGAGATCAAGCATTAAGGCTGGTGGACTTTACGATGAGTATAAGAAGGGCTTCGTTCAGTTATTCAGTGATCATAAATTTCCCAGAGAATCCCATATCATTAGTGAAACGGATTATCCTTCGGATAGCGAGTCGGGTCGCCGGATGAACAGTGAGGACATCCTTCCAAGTCAGTGTGATAAACAAAAAGCGACTACTGTTGAGTGTGACGAACCAGAAACTAAGGCCACAACCAAGATGTGTGTTCCCATTGAAAAACCAATTACGAGCAATAAGTGTGATAAACCAAAAGCGACAACGCCAAAATGTAAGGAACCACAGAGTAAGACCCCAACTAAAAGCTGCTTTTCGAATGAAAATCCGAGCCAAGGCAATAACTATTTGAAGGCTCTGAACACATTTATCAAAATGAACAAGGAAAGTAATCAGAACGGCGGTCTTAAGCCCTATTATCTACCAAACTCCAAAAATCGTCAGCTGGTTTGGAATGACATTCCATTGATAAAGCCTGGTCTCAATGAATCACCTAAGAAAGAATCAGAGAGTAAGCCGCACTATAAGCCATCTAGCAAGACCATTGAAGAGAATGTAGTCCCCGAAAAGAAGCCCGATAAAGTAACTAGCTCTAAACTTAATACGAAAATCGAAACTAAAGTGATGGAGAGTGTTCCAAAAATACAATCGGTTTTCTCAGGACTCGATCCCAAACAGATAATAGGTGGCTTGAAGGCCATCAAGCAATCTTCATTCTTTAACTTGGTGGATGAGTATCAGAAGCAAATCGAAAACCTCAATCAGGCGttgaaaacaaagcaaagttGGTGGAAGGAGGTTTTGGAGAGGGGCAAAAATCCAGCCAGGATACCCATGAAAAGGAACATATTCATGAATAATCCTGTTTCTGGCCACGTTTTGCAAGCACCGTTTCCCGAAGTGCTAGTCAATCAGCCATCACAGCTGGGCGGTAGTAATGTCATTGACACCATGGCCACTCAAATGAATCTATCACCTTTGGAGGTGGCTCAAAGGATTGTGGGAACCGGTCAAAATGCAGCCGATGGTGGATTGAGATATGCACCCAATCGCATACCATCAGGTAAGTCAGTGAGTATATCGCTGTAAATCTATTTGAAATTATGAATATCGTGTAAAAGCAAGTCAGATCGGAAGTAGTTTCCGAAAGGGATCAGAGATCATGTGCCAAGTCCCAAGTCCACCATCACAGACGCCGCATCAACAGCCAGAGGACCAGCTGGGGATTTCGCCGGTTCTAGACAAGATCCTGGAACGATTGGAGAGCATTCAGGCAAGCAAGTCAAGCAATCAATCGTcggaagaggaggaggagagaAAGCTGCCCTGCTGCTTCGTGGATCCAGCTGATGGTAAGAATAGGTGGTAGAGCTAAGAttcatgtatgtatataaagttTAAAACTTCAGGTGCGCCCTGCGATCTAAACGGATCCTGGGAATCTCAAGTCCTTGGCATTCGCATAAATATCAAGACCCCGCCAACAAATTCAGATGGCGAAGAAGCGGAAAAGCCGACCTGTAGCCAACACAAAGGTCGTACCTATCGCAGGACGAGACGACAGTGCGTCAAGATGAACAGGACGCAGTTGAAGGATGCGGCCGACTTGAAAACTCCCAATTACCATGGCATTAAGCTAAATATTAGTGTGCAGGAGACAGTGCCGCCGAGGGCCCACGATCTCCTGGATAATCTCACCGATTGGTATTTCTCGGGACAAGCTATGATGATCCTGGGCGGGCCACTTTCTCTATCCTTCCGCAAGGCGAATTCCAATCTGATCGGTCACTTTGTTGGCTATTGTCGCACCTGCGGCTGTGTGGACACCATTTTCGGTTCGTGGAGCTTCTGCCAGCCGTCGCGGGATTGCCAGGACATCTGCATGTCGATTGTGGACAGACGGGATATGCTACGACGATACAGTATGGATGAGCGGCGAAAGAATCGATTCAAGGAGCAGCTCTATATGGGCAGCAAGTTCGCCAAAATGGAAAAGGAGCGCCAGCTGGCCGAGCAGGAAAAGTGCCACAAGCTTGCTCCTCAAGCTTCGCGCGAAACGAATGGGAATCCAAACCCATAAGACAAAgctgaatttaaattaattattatttaaacttaatttattttgataaTTTGTTACTAATTAGTTCGTTTGAAAGGATTTGattattaaaatgcattttgcaaaaaaaaggtGGCTAAAGGAATGTCCTTAAATTATATCAACTGATCACCAAGTCGTGAGCTTACATTCCATTCGCCTGGCTCATTTGGTGGTGAATGAATGACATGGTGTATCCAATCGAACGCCTAACGCAGTGCACGTCCATCTGGCCATCCAAGATGCACTGCCTCAACTGATTGACGGCGTAGTTCTCGATCCGTTTCTTGGTACTCTCGTTGTCAATTCGTTCCAGTCGCTTATCCACCTTGTGCATTAGAATGAATGCCTCTGGGAAGTGACCCACATCACAGGGCCAGTTGACAGAGTGCGGATGCGGGTGGCTTAGACTTGGACCTTGGGACGAGTTGTCCTCCTCAGACCAACGAATATTCCTGGCCTGCACCAAAGCCAGAGCCGAAAGAAGTAGAATCACCAGAGTTGAGTTCATTTCAACGATCGCTGTTAAACTGTGCCAGTCAATTCTATAACTAACCCTTTTATAGCcccaaaagcaacaacaactaataaCTGATAATGCAAAAGGGCTTTGTCCTCACAATGTTGCTACTCAGCCACGAGTTTTTCAATTATTGACAGAGGTCAATGTCAAAAATCATTGATTAGCAAATGGCTGTATTAATGTATTAATTAAAAGAGTGTTTGCCGATCAGCAAACTAAATGAATCATTATTTGAGGCAAATAATTTCTATAATACAAGTGTAACAAACTATTGTTGCtaaattacattaaatatatatttaatatattagtTAATAGGTTgccaaatttttgaaaatataaaaatgtgaTAAATCACTTCCTGTTATTGTTGATCTTTTCGTTAATCCAATTTACGATCTCCTACCCAGATAGTATAAGTTAAATTATCAGATTTCGAATATAGAACACAACATATACCTGAACACCAGACCCTGTCCGCATGGAACATTCCTCAAAAGTCCAATCTCGACCAGTTAGGCGATATAGGCCCATCAAATCGATAACCGTGGACATGGACAGGGATCCCGAGGCGTCCTTCTTGTTGGACACGATCAGCAGCGGAGCATTATCCAGTTCCTGGTGCATCAAAACATCGCATAAAACACATCGCGCCTCGCTTAGCCGCAGTGCATCCGTGCTATCCAGTACAAAAATCTACGGTTCAGGGATTGTAGTCGAGTCTATATAAGTTCTATATAAGTTCTCCTCTCACCAAAACATTCACTTTCTTATAATACTTTGGCCAGATCTGGCGATTCTTCAGTTCTCCGTTAATATCCCACAACTGGACTCTGAAATTATTTATGGTGAAGCTCCATTCACTAACTTGATTGTTAGATTCCTTGGACTGCAAATAGTTTATGCTAACATTATCAAATGGAGATAGGACCATCACATATATGGCCTTACTTCTCCATTGAAAATTTCCGCCAGGCGGTCTGTCAACGTGGATTTTCCCGCATTGTCTAATCCTAAAATGAGCAGACATGATTTCTGAGAGCCTGCGGGCAGGATCTTTTTTATGAACGAAACAGGTCCGTAAAAACACATGGGGATCGAAATTTGATTTCAGTTTAGATGTCAGGTAAAAATGAATGATTTAACTAGCATAGCCTTCTCAACTATATATTCAGTTTATACTTAAAGATACACGTGAAAAAAGGAAGATTCATCCAACAATTAGAGATTGTGATACTTTTGGTGAGTTGAAATGTAGGTACGTATATTTAGTTCTTAGGGACAACTTAACAGGCGACGATTACTATAATTTAgattacttcttcatattctTGCAGACCCAGTCCATTCCCTCCTTTAGTCCAGTGCCATCCACAGCGGTACAGGCCTTGATCTCCCAGGTTCGTCCCTGCAGTTGCACCAAGCTCATCTTCTCGGCCACCTCGGCGGCACTCATGGCATCCGGCATATCCTGTTTGTTAGCGAAAATCAGCACGGGAACTTGCTTCAACCGATTGTCCATGAGCATTTCGAATAGTTCACTACCCGCCTCGGGCAGGCGAGTCCGATCTGTACAGTCAATTACATAGATCTGAAATAATCGAAACTATTAGCTAACAGAATTGAGTTTAGATCTATAACAATCCTACCAGCACATCAGTATTCGCAAAATAGTTCTTCCAATATGGACGTATCTTCCATTGACCACCA harbors:
- the CG31465 gene encoding uncharacterized protein, isoform E, producing the protein MSRHLFHIFCILAITRPIPISCTEAKDQELSMSHKEASSWLRTQDDLVPKHYNRLYDAYRQRIKVEGSEDAKVEVEAKMESKDRVPPQRDLTSLPKKTKKKEKLMAKEKDSTEFLNIKFDATDDRPLESGNCLARLPYRNRENQSAKAMVEAKGQVEDKSPLVGSMILLKLDVPENMLRVKKPETIKDPGERRISDLNRIYNEILKVWQKPTPSLTSKSAPPKPLSSSGSVKISALTDLMDVIERLQKSDLVKELADKINEEMEPNLQNQIKQDALLVTDSRASLRAIKKNNISGIFENMEPGSATNAFKRLLDDINSRRSSIKAGGLYDEYKKGFVQLFSDHKFPRESHIISETDYPSDSESGRRMNSEDILPSQCDKQKATTVECDEPETKATTKMCVPIEKPITSNKCDKPKATTPKCKEPQSKTPTKSCFSNENPSQGNNYLKALNTFIKMNKESNQNGGLKPYYLPNSKNRQLVWNDIPLIKPGLNESPKKESESKPHYKPSSKTIEENVVPEKKPDKVTSSKLNTKIETKVMESVPKIQSVFSGLDPKQIIGGLKAIKQSSFFNLVDEYQKQIENLNQALKTKQSWWKEVLERGKNPARIPMKRNIFMNNPVSGHVLQAPFPEVLVNQPSQLGGSNVIDTMATQMNLSPLEVAQRIVGTGQNAADGGLRYAPNRIPSASQIGSSFRKGSEIMCQVPSPPSQTPHQQPEDQLGISPVLDKILERLESIQASKSSNQSSEEEEERKLPCCFVDPADV
- the CG31465 gene encoding uncharacterized protein, isoform D, coding for MSRHLFHIFCILAITRPIPISCTEAKDQELSMSHKEASSWLRTQDDLVPKHYNRLYDAYRQRIKVEGSEDAKVEVEAKMESKDRVPPQRDLTSLPKKTKKKEKLMAKEKDSTEFLNIKFDATDDRPLESGNCLARLPYRNRENQSAKAMVEAKGQVEDKSPLVGSMILLKLDVPENMLRVKKPETIKDPGERRISDLNRIYNEILKVWQKPTPSLTSKSAPPKPLSSSGSVKISALTDLMDVIERLQKSDLVKELADKINEEMEPNLQNQIKQDALLVTDSRASLRAIKKNNISGIFENMEPGSATNAFKRLLDDINSRRSSIKAGGLYDEYKKGFVQLFSDHKFPRESHIISETDYPSDSESGRRMNSEDILPSQCDKQKATTVECDEPETKATTKMCVPIEKPITSNKCDKPKATTPKCKEPQSKTPTKSCFSNENPSQGNNYLKALNTFIKMNKESNQNGGLKPYYLPNSKNRQLVWNDIPLIKPGLNESPKKESESKPHYKPSSKTIEENVVPEKKPDKVTSSKLNTKIETKVMESVPKIQSVFSGLDPKQIIGGLKAIKQSSFFNLVDEYQKQIENLNQALKTKQSWWKEVLERGKNPARIPMKRNIFMNNPVSGHVLQAPFPEVLVNQPSQLGGSNVIDTMATQMNLSPLEVAQRIVGTGQNAADGGLRYAPNRIPSASQIGSSFRKGSEIMCQVPSPPSQTPHQQPEDQLGISPVLDKILERLESIQASKSSNQSSEEEEERKLPCCFVDPADGAPCDLNGSWESQVLGIRINIKTPPTNSDGEEAEKPTCSQHKGRTYRRTRRQCVKMNRTQLKDAADLKTPNYHGIKLNISVQETVPPRAHDLLDNLTDWYFSGQAMMILGGPLSLSFRKANSNLIGHFVGYCRTCGCVDTIFGSWSFCQPSRDCQDICMSIVDRRDMLRRYSMDERRKNRFKEQLYMGSKFAKMEKERQLAEQEKCHKLAPQASRETNGNPNP
- the CG31465 gene encoding uncharacterized protein, isoform F translates to MSRHLFHIFCILAITRPIPISCTEAKDQELSMSHKEASSWLRTQDDLVPKHYNRLYDAYRQRIKVEGSEDAKVEVEAKMESKDRVPPQRDLTSLPKKTKKKEKLMAKEKDSTEFLNIKFDATDDRPLESGNCLARLPYRNRENQSAKAMVEAKGQVEDKSPLVGSMILLKLDVPENMLRVKKPETIKDPGERRISDLNRIYNEILKVWQKPTPSLTSKSAPPKPLSSSGSVKISALTDLMDVIERLQKSDLVKELADKINEEMEPNLQNQIKQDALLVTDSRASLRAIKKNNISGIFENMEPGSATNAFKRLLDDINSRRSSIKAGGLYDEYKKGFVQLFSDHKFPRESHIISETDYPSDSESGRRMNSEDILPSQCDKQKATTVECDEPETKATTKMCVPIEKPITSNKCDKPKATTPKCKEPQSKTPTKSCFSNENPSQGNNYLKALNTFIKMNKESNQNGGLKPYYLPNSKNRQLVWNDIPLIKPGLNESPKKESESKPHYKPSSKTIEENVVPEKKPDKVTSSKLNTKIETKVMESVPKIQSVFSGLDPKQIIGGLKAIKQSSFFNLVDEYQKQIENLNQALKTKQSWWKEVLERGKNPARIPMKRNIFMNNPVSGHVLQAPFPEVLVNQPSQLGGSNVIDTMATQMNLSPLEVAQRIVGTGQNAADGGLRYAPNRIPSVRSEVVSERDQRSCAKSQVHHHRRRINSQRTSWGFRRF
- the fit gene encoding female-specific independent of transformer, translated to MNSTLVILLLSALALVQARNIRWSEEDNSSQGPSLSHPHPHSVNWPCDVGHFPEAFILMHKVDKRLERIDNESTKKRIENYAVNQLRQCILDGQMDVHCVRRSIGYTMSFIHHQMSQANGM
- the CG17819 gene encoding uncharacterized protein, producing MCFYGPVSFIKKILPAGSQKSCLLILGLDNAGKSTLTDRLAEIFNGESKESNNQVSEWSFTINNFRVQLWDINGELKNRQIWPKYYKKVNVLIFVLDSTDALRLSEARCVLCDVLMHQELDNAPLLIVSNKKDASGSLSMSTVIDLMGLYRLTGRDWTFEECSMRTGSGVQEIVNWINEKINNNRK
- the dnd gene encoding dead end, which codes for MGLLSLLRKLRPNPEKEARILLLGLDNAGKTTILKQLASEDITTVTPTAGFNIKSVAADGFKLNVWDIGGQWKIRPYWKNYFANTDVLIYVIDCTDRTRLPEAGSELFEMLMDNRLKQVPVLIFANKQDMPDAMSAAEVAEKMSLVQLQGRTWEIKACTAVDGTGLKEGMDWVCKNMKK